Proteins from a single region of Punica granatum isolate Tunisia-2019 chromosome 8, ASM765513v2, whole genome shotgun sequence:
- the LOC116189170 gene encoding uncharacterized protein LOC116189170 produces the protein MGHVFGNSSHKPTGFETAVWAVKVVLVIMGVVSSVILVKISVIPTVSSFVVSTVPCLWSFFRNFLSPPYIYILFNFIILIIAASSTSQHPFMKPQKQPKAVSRIVEAPDDDQFESLDREESWEPAARDADEPERHATEPLKDVGSYFASGLLARPGSVSREGSADVKEMIVEPRGPEGRRKPEQSEEPEEPGNPEEPNDTIDSIWKSIMVSQGKPPPPQLEKSDKWDSPLPQVDQTEPKPSLGPDNPAIWARWEVRTSDTFEEDNASSKLRNLLSQDELNRRADAFIKQFNLDMRLQREESNQRYIEMVNGGK, from the coding sequence ATGGGTCATGTATTTGGGAACTCATCTCACAAACCGACGGGCTTCGAGACCGCTGTCTGGGCTGTCAAGGTTGTCTTGGTAATAATGGGTGTCGTGTCGTCTGTGATTCTGGTGAAGATCTCTGTAATTCCAACCGTGTCCTCCTTCGTCGTCTCCACTGTCCCCTGTCTATGGAGCTTCTTCAGGAACTTCCTCTCTCCTCCTTACATTTACATACTCTTCAACttcatcatcctcatcatcgCAGCTTCTTCCACTTCCCAGCACCCCTTCATGAAACCTCAGAAGCAACCCAAGGCTGTGTCCCGGATTGTCGAAGCACCCGACGACGATCAGTTCGAATCCCTAGATCGAGAAGAGAGTTGGGAGCCTGCTGCTCGGGATGCTGATGAACCGGAGCGCCATGCGACGGAGCCTCTGAAGGACGTGGGCTCCTATTTTGCTTCTGGCTTATTGGCAAGGCCGGGTTCGGTTTCGAGAGAAGGTTCAGCTGATGTGAAGGAAATGATCGTTGAACCTCGAGGGCCTGAGGGTCGCAGAAAGCCCGAGCAGTCGGAAGAGCCTGAGGAGCCCGGAAATCCGGAGGAGCCTAATGACACAATtgactctatatggaagtccaTAATGGTGAGCCAGGGGAAGCCGCCGCCACCCCAGCTCGAAAAGAGCGACAAATGGGACTCTCCGCTGCCTCAGGTGGACCAGACTGAGCCCAAACCCAGCCTGGGACCAGACAACCCAGCCATCTGGGCTCGGTGGGAGGTGAGAACGTCGGACACATTCGAGGAGGACAATGCCTCCTCGAAGCTGAGGAATCTCTTGAGCCAAGACGAGCTGAACCGGAGGGCCGATGCATTCATTAAGCAGTTCAACCTCGACATGAGGCTGCAGAGGGAAGAGTCCAACCAGAGGTACATCGAGATGGTTAATGGGGGCAAGTGA